The window gtctgttcaggccaaaatcaaaagcgattttcttaatggggctaattataaagaatgtgatggtacaatgagggaattttgcgagaaacagctaagaaagttggcgcatttagacagaccttttgatgaactaacgcaaatagacgctctaaaaaggaggttatcaaatagagttcagtgggacttggtatatgggccagatgattcagttgaacaattttggaattacgtggagaaattggatcgtgcattagaaagaagcaaaagatttaatgggcatcattatgaacaaaatcatggagggtggaaccaaaattctaataatgggaataatggtaggcgaaataatcataatgggaataatcagcaggatcgtcaaggtaattttcagggagagttcaatagaggagagaatagcaactggcgtcaacatgagaataagggaggtaattattatggtgggaacagaaatagacaatgggaaaatccagatagaagacaagatgggaatgggcaagaccggttaaactaagagccgttccaatgagggcctgtcagtttgggactaacagatataatgctagaaatcaggctaagtggaatcagaataggtatgggcaaaatgattacagaaagacatagtaataacatgacaagagcaccgggaattgataagagaccatttgataaacagttttggcagcaagtcagtgagaaggctatgagcacagatatttctagacacattagtaatgaagatttagaggttagtggggagataatgaataatttgtttaggcaggaagaaagtgatgtgaggggggatgtaggtggttgttcttatgttaataatagttatgataccttcggaataaatgcattaatgtattctgatgaaattgaagtaaatcgagatctgagtgatgtaaaaacttctgtgggtgagaatgtcaatcaagtactgaataataaggtgtagaattagaagaagtagagtgtgatgttgatgtgagaagtcgtgctgaagtagctaaggttagggaagttgagtcaaatggtgagatgttaaatgatgctgaggaagcggcagttgatgatagtgatgatatggattatagaagtgagataagagtatttgttgcgattaagaatgatgcagatgtagttatggAGGAGGAGGGTAgtagtgttagagaaaataatcattcagtacaagaggatgaggctgcagtcacgtgggttaatatatcaccagtaatcgaggggatagacagggatgacattaatcttgcgaatgaagagaaggtaattattaacttaggaaaccagggacaagagttcatttgtagattgtgggacagccttaatgaggctaataaacataatatgttttggatacaattgttatccatctgcgaGAAGGTATGTCCTATTTGGTGGGATaaagcaaaaacaggtataaaatgtaaagaattgccgatgattactgataataataatgtgtctaattatgtttgtgttgagaatcctagttggcttctgcacaatgtgcagactgaaaatagtttagcttatgtcaaacaaaatgatgatctgaattttaaaagcgtagaagatgacttgatgcatgaagatgttggtgagcaggagagtgaaattgtaggaagcccatacatgcaaatttgtattaatgattggacaggttattgtttgattgataatggaagcccgatatcaggaatcagtgaaatattaagggataggataaataaaaaccatgaatttgcagaattaccagtagttgggTTTCAAATTAGGGGAgcgacaggaagattcagtaaaacagtaaaatgtcaaattcttttgtctttcaaagttggagatgtggtctttgatcagggttgtcttgtcattccggacctgagtgaggacataattctaggtatggattggatagtaaaagtggatatgggatttaattggaaaaacaaaactgtcaaatttagtgaaccaacaaataaaaataagttgtatacagagagcttcattgagaagaatagtaatagtcataatcagatcaggggggtggattatttagatgatgggagatgcactgatccttttgaaaaacagacttctattgatgacaaagattatcaaagcgTGGTAGGaaataagattgctgaagcagagagtttaactagggaacaacaatctgatctcatggaacttttatgggaatattctgatgtatttatgacagaccaggcagagtgaaagggtatgaatgtaaacttgtactcaaactGCATGATCCATCTTTTattaaaccttatgggattccaataagcaggaggaaagctgtagagagggagttggaaaagatgcagacttggggggttattcagaggtgtaatagcgaatataataatcctatcatagccattgccaagaaggataatagtctaagacttgtcctagattctaggttcctcaataaattattatgtagggaaactgatcatcctgaaaacattgatgaattactacacaagttttaacatgtaaagtttatgtctagcctcgatctgacctctggatttcatcaaataccattagcaagggaatctccaccacctaggaataagaaacagctaaagtcatttctcggactgggtggattctataggaagtattgtgctcctgaggctcttaatgcaccttgtttagggaatttgcttaaaaagaatactatatgggattggaataaagattgtcagattgcttttgaagagattaaacaccagttggtaaatagtaaaatcttatgtagaccagattttgggttgcctttctgtattatgactgacagtagtaactatggtttaggggcacaccttttccaagtgagaagtcagaatggggtggaagaacatagatctattgcttttgccagcaggacattgcagaaacatgagaggcagtacaccattacagaaaaggaactattagccgttcattgggctttctccaaatttaagaattatttattgggtcacgaggtgatagtcttttcagatcataaagcactatcgtacttacaagaatgtaaattataccatagtagaatcacgagatgggcactttttcttcagcagtttaactacaccatcaaatatattaaaggtgatgaaaattgcatagcagatgctctttcaaggcatcctttgggagaatctattggtgacaatggtgatgaaggagggaatgaatttaaaattatgtatttaaacgggataaatgaggagaaagatgtcgtgaaaatctgcagtgatattagacggtttcagaatcatgatgaagagtggaaactggtcaaaagttatattggaaagaagggaaaagaaaaagtattacaaagttcataggggaatattatttcggaggatgaaggaagacagtgaggtatggaagttatgttggccatatgaatttgtcaaattacttgtaaaaaatacccatgaaagttatggtcattgtggggcagcaaaatgtatgCAAAAGATTcgagaaaacatttacttttacaatatggcgaggactgtgaggaaaatcttgtccacttgtgacttgtgtcagagagtcaaggtaaccaatcaaacgagtagaggtcagatgcaaaatatacttccgaaacagcagcttgatgttgtagcaattgacttgtatgggcAACTGCTAACCACTAGAAGAGGGTTTAC is drawn from Schistocerca gregaria isolate iqSchGreg1 chromosome 3, iqSchGreg1.2, whole genome shotgun sequence and contains these coding sequences:
- the LOC126355463 gene encoding uncharacterized protein LOC126355463, with the translated sequence MEVSSSSRLVHEEERAIANTIFCLIKKLEVATINESQESEEQMHMPSEEITDVESVYEPFTYDLANDYASLQKAQGQEVSRYQKYYEQQGPKELEEVECDVDVRSRAEVAKVREVESNGEMLNDAEEAAVDDSDDMDYRSEIRVFVAIKNDADVVMEEEGSSVRENNHSVQEDEAAVTWVNISPVIEGIDRDDINLANEEKENYHDII